One Thunnus thynnus chromosome 18, fThuThy2.1, whole genome shotgun sequence genomic region harbors:
- the ppil4 gene encoding peptidyl-prolyl cis-trans isomerase-like 4 — MAVLLETTLGDIVIDLFTEERPKTCLNFLKLCKIKYYNYCLIHNVQRDFIMQTGDPTGTGRGGESIYSKLYGDQARFFEAEKTPRIKHRKKGTVSMVNNGSDQHGSQFLITAGENLDYLDGVHTVFGEVTEGMDVLAKINETFVDKDFVPFQDIRINHTVILEDPYDDPPDLPVPDRSPEPTKEQLDSGRIGADEVIDDTDGKGAEELEERLKEKEAKTQAILLEMVGDLPDADVKPPENVLFVCKLNPVTTDEDLEIIFSRFGTIKSCEIIRDWKTGDSLCYAFIEFDKQEDCEKAYFKMDNVLIDDRRIHVDFSQSVAKIKWKGKGGKYTKDDFKAYEKDVENRSKLTLKDQVKPKQDSKYDLLLEEEEEATGRRHSEKKHKEKRHHHYSDDEDSRKSKKHKVSEESRRDRKTGRQRSRSRSRSRSRDRDHKHNKSRVKHGKEGRDKGHSHKDRSRSRSPKKSKDKERNRYR; from the exons ATGGCGGTGCTCCTTGAAACGACGCTGGGCGATAttgtgattgatttatttactgAAGAAAGGcctaaaa CTTGCCTAAACTTTCTGAAACTATGCAAGATAAAATACTACAACTACTGCCTCATCCACAATGTTCAG AGAGACTTCATCATGCAGACCGGAGACCCCACCGGGACCGGCCGCGGTGGAGAGTCAATCTACAG CAAACTATACGGGGACCAGGCCCGCTTTTTTGAAGCAGAGAAAACACCACGCatcaaacacagaaagaagGGGACGGTATCTATGGTGAACAACGGGAGCGACCAGCATGGTTCTCAG TTCCTTATTACAGCTGGCGAGAACCTTGATTACCTGGATGGAGTCCACACCGTGTTTGGAGAAGTGACAGAAGGCATGGACGTGTTGGCCAAAATCAATGAGACCTTTGTTGACAAGGACTTTGTTCCATTTCAGGATATCAG GATAAACCACACAGTGATCCTGGAAGACCCATATGATGATCCTCCTGATCTGCCAGTGCCAGATCGATCCCCCGAGCCCACCAAAGAGCAGCTGGAT AGCGGCCGGATCGGAGCGGATGAAGTAATAGACGATACAGATGGGAAGGGAgctgaggagctggaggagaggctgaaggagaaagaggccAAGACTCAGGCCATCCTGCTGGAGATG GTGGGTGACCTCCCCGACGCAGACGTTAAGCCTCCGGAGAACGTGCTGTTTGTGTGCAAACTGAACCCGGTGACCACAGACGAGGACCTGGAAATCATCTTTTCCCGCTTCGGGACCATAAAAAG CTGTGAGATCATCAGAGACTGGAAAACTGGAGATTCCCTCTGTTACGCTTTTATTGAGTTTGATAAG CAAGAAGATTGTGAAAAAGCCTACTTCAAAATGGACAACGTGCTCATTGATGATCGACGTATTCACGTAGACTTCAGCCAGTCAGTCGCTAAGATCAAATGGAAAGGGAAAG GTGGGAAGTATACTAAAGATGACTTCAAAGCCTACGAAAAGGACGTGGAGAACCGATCGAAACTGACTCTCAAGGATCAAGTGAAGCCTAAACAAGA TTCCAAGTAtgacctgctgctggaggaggaagaggaggcgaCGGGCCGTCGGCATTctgagaagaaacacaaagagaagagaCATCATCATTATTCAGACGACGAAGACAGCAGGAAGTCCAAAAAGCACAAG GTTAGTGAGGAGAGCCGGCGAGATAGAAAGACAGGCCGCCAGCGCTCTCGATCCCGCTCACGTTCCCGCTCCAGAGACCGGGATCACAAGCACAACAAGTCCCGTGTCAAACATGGGAAAGAGGGACGCGACAAAGGCCACAGCCACAAGGACAGGAGCCGCAGTCGCTCCCCCAAGAAGTCCAAGGACAAAGAGAGGAATAGATACAGATGA
- the ginm1 gene encoding glycoprotein integral membrane protein 1 isoform X2 encodes MTGITVCVIFLLFASVTYTESTIRQLNTENILINVTAGTVADTQDSNNLQINLNISVGEEQVLVNDIPVELSGVTRFNCQALLLDSTNGSSEFESGDLVSTVTRVMVSQNRLYSDSEEVVALQVFSEVIEMEGKKVQQPDMCEVKILMSPDFQKLAQFTNIYPIGHSEIFRVPRENDVVVTDPPNPRKEEQMISQTTSQYPLKHTETTQEEIAAPGKLPETPLRMDPDLLYDVKYDDEFEDREPGQQDQIQMESPPKEFLSSYSAMCQWVEEVRERLRRFCSESLPLFFLVMWVVVIGVVGSAVIVKILDMFFPTCEHKHIFHINPVTLMPEDEKHTLLENIEIEAEEEEKKP; translated from the exons atgacagggATAACTGTTTGTGTTATATTTCTGCTCTTCGCCTCAGTAACTTACACAGAGTCGACGATTAGGCAGCTGAATACG GAAAACATCCTAATCAATGTGACAGCAGGGACAGTGGCGGATACACAGGACTCCAATAACTTGCAG ATCAATTTAAACATATCAGTGGGTGAAGAGCAGGTGCTGGTTAACGACATCCCTGTTGAGCTGTCAGGGGTGACCAGGTTCAACTGTCAAGCACTTCTCT TGGACAGCACCAATGGAAGCAGTGAGTTTGAATCTGGAGACCTGGTATCCACTGTCACCCGGGTGATGGTGAGCCAGAACCGGCTATACAGCGACTCAGAGGAGGTGGTGGCCCTGCAGGTGTTCAGTGAAGTAATAGAGATGGAGGGCAAAAAG GTCCAACAGCCTGATATGTGTGAAGTAAAAATACTGATGAGCCCAGATTTCCAGAAGCTGGCACAATTTACCAACATCTACCCCATCGGACACAGTGAGATCTTCAGGGTTCCCAGAGAAAACGATGTGGTCGTCACAGATCCACCAAATCCTAGAAAAG AGGAACAGATGATCTCGCAGACAACCAGTCAGTAccctctgaaacacacagagaccaCGCAGGAGGAGATTGCAGCTCCAGGAAAGCTCCCAGAGACCCCCCTGCGTATGGACCCTGATCTGCTGTATGATGTCAAATACGATGATGAATTTGAAGACAGAGAACCGGGCCAGCAGGATCAGATCCAGATGGAGAGCCCACCCAAAGAATTTCTCTCATCTTACTCG GCCATGTGTCAGTGGGTGGAGGAAGTGCGGGAACGTCTGAGGCGCTTCTGCTCCGAGTCACTGCCCCTCTTCTTCCTGGTTATGTGGGTGGTGGTGATCGGCGTCGTCGGATCAGCGGTCATCGTCAAAATCTTGGACATGTTCTTCCCAACTTGTGAACACAA GCACATTTTTCACATAAATCCTGTCACTCTCATGCCAGAGGATGAGAAGCACACTCTGCTGGAGAACATAGAaatagaggcagaggaagaagagaagaagccTTGA
- the ginm1 gene encoding glycoprotein integral membrane protein 1 isoform X1 — MTGITVCVIFLLFASVTYTESTIRQLNTENILINVTAGTVADTQDSNNLQINLNISVGEEQVLVNDIPVELSGVTRFNCQALLLDSTNGSSEFESGDLVSTVTRVMVSQNRLYSDSEEVVALQVFSEVIEMEGKKVQQPDMCEVKILMSPDFQKLAQFTNIYPIGHSEIFRVPRENDVVVTDPPNPRKAEEQMISQTTSQYPLKHTETTQEEIAAPGKLPETPLRMDPDLLYDVKYDDEFEDREPGQQDQIQMESPPKEFLSSYSAMCQWVEEVRERLRRFCSESLPLFFLVMWVVVIGVVGSAVIVKILDMFFPTCEHKHIFHINPVTLMPEDEKHTLLENIEIEAEEEEKKP; from the exons atgacagggATAACTGTTTGTGTTATATTTCTGCTCTTCGCCTCAGTAACTTACACAGAGTCGACGATTAGGCAGCTGAATACG GAAAACATCCTAATCAATGTGACAGCAGGGACAGTGGCGGATACACAGGACTCCAATAACTTGCAG ATCAATTTAAACATATCAGTGGGTGAAGAGCAGGTGCTGGTTAACGACATCCCTGTTGAGCTGTCAGGGGTGACCAGGTTCAACTGTCAAGCACTTCTCT TGGACAGCACCAATGGAAGCAGTGAGTTTGAATCTGGAGACCTGGTATCCACTGTCACCCGGGTGATGGTGAGCCAGAACCGGCTATACAGCGACTCAGAGGAGGTGGTGGCCCTGCAGGTGTTCAGTGAAGTAATAGAGATGGAGGGCAAAAAG GTCCAACAGCCTGATATGTGTGAAGTAAAAATACTGATGAGCCCAGATTTCCAGAAGCTGGCACAATTTACCAACATCTACCCCATCGGACACAGTGAGATCTTCAGGGTTCCCAGAGAAAACGATGTGGTCGTCACAGATCCACCAAATCCTAGAAAAG cagAGGAACAGATGATCTCGCAGACAACCAGTCAGTAccctctgaaacacacagagaccaCGCAGGAGGAGATTGCAGCTCCAGGAAAGCTCCCAGAGACCCCCCTGCGTATGGACCCTGATCTGCTGTATGATGTCAAATACGATGATGAATTTGAAGACAGAGAACCGGGCCAGCAGGATCAGATCCAGATGGAGAGCCCACCCAAAGAATTTCTCTCATCTTACTCG GCCATGTGTCAGTGGGTGGAGGAAGTGCGGGAACGTCTGAGGCGCTTCTGCTCCGAGTCACTGCCCCTCTTCTTCCTGGTTATGTGGGTGGTGGTGATCGGCGTCGTCGGATCAGCGGTCATCGTCAAAATCTTGGACATGTTCTTCCCAACTTGTGAACACAA GCACATTTTTCACATAAATCCTGTCACTCTCATGCCAGAGGATGAGAAGCACACTCTGCTGGAGAACATAGAaatagaggcagaggaagaagagaagaagccTTGA